The genomic segment GCGCCACTTACTGTTACCGCAACACCAAGTGCGACAGCAGTTCGATTTGACTGGCCATCTTACACCACCAATACCTACATGTACCAAATCCATTACCGAGTACAGGGTACAAGTACTTGGTACGGCTATCAATCTACAGGTTATGGAGCGCCAACTTTGGCTGCCCGCGTAACGGGTCTTACCCCAAATACTACTTATGAATGGCGTGTTCGTAATGCTTGTTTGCCAGTGGCGGAAGATTGGAACGAATGGTCTTCTATCAGTACGTTTACGACAGGTGCTGCGCGTTTGGGTCAGGAGCTAGCACAATTAAGTGTTTATCCAAATCCAACGACGGGTCTAGTTAATGTAGCAGGCTTGAGTGGTGCTGTGAACTATGTTGTTTACAATAGTGTAGGCAAACAAGTGCTGTCAGGCGAGCAAGTAGTAAGTCAAGAAGCCGTGTTACAATTAGATTTGAGTGCGTATCCACAAGGCGCATACATTTTGAAAGTAATGTCTGCGGAAGGGGTCGCTACTCGACAAATGATTTTGACTGGTAAATAATATTAAAAACAATCTTTATTTATGTTGAATTTAATAGAAATAAAGATTGTTTTTTTAAAAAAAATAGTAATTCATTATGTCATGATATAACATACAATATTAATAATTTGTAATTCTTTAAAAGAAAAGGGTACTTATTTAAATAAGTACCCTTTTCTTTTAAAGAATTTTTACTGCTAAGATTTTGGAGGGAACTCCCCTTGCATACAAATAATATAAGTTACCCCTAAACTTGGTTGAACAATAGATATGGGTGATGTCGAACCATAAGAAGATGGCTCAATACCTTGTATTGGAGTAGTTGTTGTAACTCCATTATAAAATGACATTGAAGGGGTTTGTACCTCGACTTTTACATTACCTTCAGGATCTGTTACCGTAACTGTAGGGTTTGTTACTGTATTAGTTAAATGACTATCA from the Flexibacter flexilis DSM 6793 genome contains:
- a CDS encoding T9SS type A sorting domain-containing protein; the encoded protein is APLTVTATPSATAVRFDWPSYTTNTYMYQIHYRVQGTSTWYGYQSTGYGAPTLAARVTGLTPNTTYEWRVRNACLPVAEDWNEWSSISTFTTGAARLGQELAQLSVYPNPTTGLVNVAGLSGAVNYVVYNSVGKQVLSGEQVVSQEAVLQLDLSAYPQGAYILKVMSAEGVATRQMILTGK